Proteins encoded within one genomic window of Paludisphaera rhizosphaerae:
- a CDS encoding RNA polymerase sigma factor: MAIDDPEAVFKAWLTEHAGAVLKVARAYTPTAEERQDLVQEILLQVWRSLPRFEGRAVASTWAYRVALNTAIAWRRREHRRRSHGRSLIEVEELPSSGPDAARQAQDREIVERLYAAVRRLSETDAALVLLYLDDLSYRQIAEVLGISEGNVSVRLTRARKALSELLNGEPHEP; the protein is encoded by the coding sequence TTGGCGATCGACGACCCGGAAGCCGTTTTCAAGGCCTGGCTCACGGAACACGCCGGGGCCGTGCTGAAAGTCGCCCGCGCCTATACGCCGACGGCCGAGGAACGCCAGGACCTGGTTCAGGAGATCCTGCTTCAGGTCTGGCGGTCGCTCCCGAGATTCGAGGGCCGGGCCGTTGCGTCCACCTGGGCTTACCGCGTGGCGCTGAACACCGCCATCGCCTGGCGACGGCGGGAACACCGGCGCCGCTCTCATGGGCGTTCGCTCATCGAGGTCGAGGAACTGCCGTCCTCGGGGCCGGACGCGGCACGGCAGGCCCAGGATCGCGAAATCGTCGAACGCCTCTACGCCGCCGTCCGCCGACTGTCCGAAACCGACGCCGCCCTGGTCCTCCTCTATCTCGACGACCTGAGCTATCGCCAGATCGCCGAGGTGCTGGGGATCTCCGAGGGGAACGTCAGCGTGCGATTGACCCGCGCGAGGAAGGCTCTGAGCGAACTACTCAATGGGGAACCCCATGAACCCTGA
- a CDS encoding TIGR04053 family radical SAM/SPASM domain-containing protein — MSHPHALPHADRATGGSPPDWVRRRNFDKSPMIVFYEVTRACDLVCLHCRACAQARPDPAELSTAESLRLIDQIASFPEPPLLVFTGGDPLKRPDLFDLIRHAAGVGLQTAITPSPTPLVTADAIRRLKEAGIGRMAVSLDGVDAETHDRVRGVAGSFDMTQRIMDDAREAGIPVQVNTTLTPGTFPQLEAIADLLELRGIALWSLFLIIPVGRATADLRLDAERYEQAFERLWKLSREHSFMIKTTEGMHYRRYVLQRRKESGGAEPLRMSARGWNGGLPGVNDGRGIMFVGCCGLIHPSGFLPMTCGLFPHSNVVDVYQNSPVFRRLRDADSFGGKCGVCEYRHICGGSRARAFAVTGDPYAAEPDCLHIPRAWDQAHATTS, encoded by the coding sequence ATGAGCCATCCCCACGCCCTCCCGCACGCCGATCGTGCGACGGGCGGATCGCCCCCTGACTGGGTCCGCCGCCGCAACTTCGACAAGAGCCCGATGATCGTCTTTTACGAGGTCACCCGGGCCTGCGATCTCGTCTGCCTCCATTGCCGGGCCTGCGCCCAGGCTCGACCCGACCCCGCCGAACTGTCGACGGCCGAGTCCCTGAGGCTCATCGATCAGATCGCCAGCTTCCCCGAGCCCCCTCTGCTCGTCTTCACCGGCGGCGACCCCCTCAAGCGGCCCGATCTCTTCGACCTGATCCGACACGCCGCCGGAGTCGGGCTGCAAACGGCGATCACCCCGTCGCCGACCCCCCTGGTGACGGCCGACGCGATCCGTCGCCTCAAGGAAGCCGGCATCGGTCGGATGGCCGTCTCGCTCGACGGCGTCGACGCCGAGACCCACGATCGCGTTCGGGGGGTGGCGGGATCCTTCGACATGACGCAACGGATCATGGACGACGCCCGCGAGGCTGGCATTCCCGTTCAGGTTAATACAACCCTGACGCCCGGCACGTTCCCCCAACTGGAGGCCATCGCCGACCTTCTGGAGCTGCGCGGGATCGCCCTGTGGTCGCTCTTCCTGATCATTCCGGTCGGCCGGGCCACCGCCGACCTTCGCCTCGACGCCGAGCGTTACGAGCAGGCGTTCGAGCGGCTCTGGAAGCTTTCCCGCGAGCACTCGTTCATGATCAAGACGACGGAGGGGATGCACTACCGTCGTTACGTCCTGCAAAGGCGAAAGGAGTCGGGCGGGGCCGAACCGTTGCGGATGTCGGCGCGGGGCTGGAACGGTGGGCTCCCCGGCGTGAACGATGGCCGGGGGATCATGTTCGTCGGCTGCTGCGGGTTGATTCACCCCAGCGGGTTCCTGCCGATGACCTGCGGCCTCTTCCCGCACAGCAACGTGGTCGACGTCTACCAGAACTCGCCCGTCTTCCGTCGCCTGCGCGATGCGGATTCGTTCGGCGGCAAGTGCGGCGTCTGCGAGTACCGCCACATCTGCGGCGGCAGCCGCGCGCGGGCTTTCGCCGTCACAGGCGACCCCTACGCCGCTGAGCCCGACTGCCTGCACATCCCCCGAGCCTGGGACCAGGCTCACGCGACGACCTCCTGA